From Medicago truncatula cultivar Jemalong A17 chromosome 7, MtrunA17r5.0-ANR, whole genome shotgun sequence, a single genomic window includes:
- the LOC25499028 gene encoding enhanced ethylene response protein 5: MAYLSMGEAHRRITEYLNRFSDAVSYQNGISLKSLFSLSSNSHFLLSLSDALILVNDFNRLINQNDNYSHFSDIISPLFRSLQHYKQSNFVEAYNAFEKTANAFVQEFRNWESAWALEAVYVVVYEIRVLAEKADRQLAAIGKSPEKLKGAGSLLMKVFGILAVKGAKRVGALYVTCQLFKIYFKLGTVNLCRSIIRSIETATTIFDFEEFPNRDKVTYMYYTGRLEVFNENFPSADYKLSYALKHCNQQHEANIRMILKYLIPVKLSIGILPNHRLLEKYNLLEYGNIVQALKRGDPRLLRSALQYHEDWFLRSGVYLVLEKVELQVYQRLVKKIYIIQKQRDPSRAHQVKLEVIVKALKWLEIDMDVDEVECIMAILIYKNLVKGYFAHKSKVAVLSKQDPFPKLNGKPVNS, translated from the exons ATGGCGTACTTGAGCATGGGTGAAGCTCACAGAAGAATCACCGAATACCTCAACCGTTTCTCCGACGCTGTTTCATACCAAAACGGCATCTCTCTCAaatctctcttctctctctcttccaactcccacttccttctctctctctccgaCGCTCTCATCCTCGTCAACGATTTCAATCGACTCATCAACCAAAACGATAACTACTCTCACTTCTCAGATATCATCTCTCCTCTTTTTCGATCACTTCAACACTATAAACAGTCCAATTTCGTTGAAGCCTATAACGCTTTCGAAAAAACCGCTAA TGCGTTTGTTCAGGAGTTTCGTAATTGGGAATCCGCGTGGGCTCTTGAAGCTGTAtacgttgttgtttatgaaattagggttctTGCTGAAAAG GCTGACAGACAATTGGCTGCAATTGGAAAATCTCCTGAGAAGTTGAAAGGTGCTGGTTCTTTACTCATGAAAGTTTTTGGCATCCTTGCG GTAAAAGGTGCTAAGCGTGTTGGAGCATTGTATGTAACTTGTCAGTTATTCAAGATTTACTTTAAG CTTGGTACAGTTAACCTTTGCCGCAGTATAATAAGAAGTATTGAAACTGCAACAACCATATTTGATTTTGAGGAATTTCCTAATAGAGACAAG GTCACTTACATGTACTATACTGGTCGTCTCGAAgttttcaatgaaaattttCCTTCT GCTGACTATAAATTATCCTATGCCTTGAAGCATTGCAACCAACAGCATGAAGCCAATATAAG GATGATTCTTAAGTATCTGATTCCAGTGAAGCTTTCAATAGGCATATTGCCCAATCACAGGCTCTTGGAGAAGTACAATCTACTTGAG TACGGTAATATTGTACAAGCTCTAAAAAGGGGCGATCCTCGACTTCTTCGGTCTGCACTCCAATATCACGAGGACTG gTTCTTGAGATCAGGTGTATATCTTGTCCTAGAGAAAGTAGAACTTCAAGTATACCAGAGATTAGTAAAGAAGAT TTACATCATTCAAAAGCAGAGAGACCCAAGCAGAGCTCACCAGGTGAAGTTGGAGGTTATTGTTAAAGCACTGAAATGGCTTGAAATTGACATGGATGTGGATGAG GTAGAGTGTATAATGGCCATACTGATATACAAGAATCTTGTGAAAGGTTACTTTGCCCACAAAAGCAAAGTGGCTGTATTGAGCAAGCAAGACCCTTTCCCCAAGTTAAATGGAAAACCTGTCAATTCATAA
- the LOC25499032 gene encoding sugar transport protein 7 isoform X2, with protein sequence MDDFLEEFFPAVYRQKQHAHENNYCKYDNQGLAAFTSSLYIAGLVASLIASPITRKYGRRASIIIGGSTFLIGSALNASAVNLTMLIFGRVMLGIGIGFGNQAIPLYLSEMAPTHMRGGLNMMFQVATTFGIFIANMVNFGTQKIKPWGWRLSLGLAAVPALLMTIGGIFLPETPNSLIERGLEERGRKLLEKIRGTGDVDAEFEDMVDASKLANSIKHPFRNILQRRYRPELVMAIVMPTSQILTGINSILFYAPVLFQSMGFGGDASLYSSALTGGVLACSTFISIATVDKLGRRVLLISGGIQMIICQVIVAIILGVKFGDNQELSKGYSILVVVVVCLFVVAFGWSWGPLGWTVPSEIFPLEIRSAGQSITVSVNLFFTFVIAQAFLALLCSFKFGIFLFFAGWITLMTIFVVLFLPETKGIPIEEMSFMWRKHWFWKSILPVNTSQ encoded by the exons ATGGATGACTTCCTTGAAGAATTCTTCCCTGCTGTATACAGACAAAAACAGCATGCACATGAAAACAATTACTGCAAGTATGACAACCAGGGCCTTGCGGCATTTACCTCTTCTCTATACATTGCCGGTTTAGTTGCATCCCTGATTGCATCTCCCATTACAAGGAAGTATGGACGTCGGGCAAGTATCATCATTGGTGGTAGTACCTTTCTGATTGGATCAGCTCTGAATGCTTCAGCTGTTAACCTCACAATGCTGATCTTCGGCCGTGTTATGCTCGGCATTGGTATTGGATTTGGAAATCAG GCGATTCCACTTTATTTGTCAGAGATGGCACCAACCCACATGCGAGGAGGATTGAACATGATGTTTCAAGTGGCAACAACTTTTGGGATTTTCATTGCCAATATGGTGAATTTTGGAACACAGAAGATTAAACCATGGGGATGGAGGCTGTCCCTAGGCTTGGCTGCAGTACCGGCTCTTTTGATGACAATAGGAGGAATATTTCTTCCTGAGACTCCGAACAGCTTAATAGAACGAGGATTAGAAGAAAGAGGAAGGAAGCTCCTAGAGAAAATTAGAGGAACTGGCGATGTTGATGCAGAGTTTGAAGATATGGTTGATGCAAGCAAGTTGGCAAACTCAATAAAGCACCCGTTTCGTAACATACTTCAAAGAAGGTATAGGCCAGAGTTGGTGATGGCAATTGTCATGCCAACTTCACAGATCTTGACTGGCATTAATTCCATTCTCTTCTATGCTCCGGTGCTGTTTCAAAGCATGGGATTTGGTGGAGATGCTTCACTCTACTCCTCGGCTTTAACTGGTGGCGTTCTTGCTTGCTCAACATTCATTTCCATCGCAACAGTTGATAAGCTGGGAAGGAGAGTTCTTCTTATCAGTGGTGGAATACAAATGATCATATGTCAG GTTATAGTTGCAATAATTCTTGGGGTGAAGTTTGGGGATAACCAAGAACTGTCGAAAGGCTATTCAATATTGGTTGTAGTTGTGGTTTGCCTATTTGTTGTAGCATTTGGATGGTCGTGGGGCCCACTTGGTTGGACAGTTCCAAGTGAGATATTTCCATTAGAAATCCGTTCAGCAGGGCAGAGTATCACAGTATCTGTAAACCTTTTTTTCACTTTCGTAATTGCTCAGGCATTCCTTGCTCTTCTCTGCTCATTCAAGTTTGGAATCTTTCTCTTTTTCGCCGGCTGGATTACCCTCATGACCATATTTGTTGTTCTGTTCTTGCCTGAAACCAAAGGTATTCCCATTGAAGAGATGTCATTTATGTGGAGGAAGCATTGGTTCTGGAAATCGATATTGCCTGTAAACACATCACAGTAA
- the LOC25499026 gene encoding F-box/kelch-repeat protein At3g23880, which produces MKILSHKTDCSTRFPIKGDETVFLPDELVTEVLSFSDVKFLMQMRCVCKSWKSIISDPKFVKLHLKRSARNPHLTLYFNKSIIYRGFNVVPFPVTRLRENAVISLPNDPHYGLMDNDCKYVVGSCNGLLCLLGYSPLHGKMWFHLWNPAIRKMSQKLGYFWDGVLGLYFSFKFAFGYDNSSHTYKVVMLLLDEAENRTRARVLNLCDNVWKPIQNFPAVLLHFCDTKPGANDGGVYLNGSLNWLAHPSEFGYINFYAWKKMNVKKFVIVSLDLETETYTKLMPPCGFDEMSPIEPSVCILLDCLCFSNDYKKTDFVIWKMEEFGVEESWIQLIKISYQNLRSIHRGFVDLELSKWLPLHLSDHGDTLILAKMLHDPDLPMSVEKEERQAILYNLRDNIAVQTRITDKIKWFFVKAYVESLVSPTF; this is translated from the coding sequence atgaaaatattatctCACAAGACTGATTGCAGTACGAGATTCCCGATCAAAGGTGATGAGACGGTGTTCCTCCCCGATGAACTTGTCACTGAAGTTCTTTCATTTTCCGATGTGAAGTTCCTTATGCAAATGAGATGTGTATGCAAGTCTTGGAAATCTATAATTTCTGATCCTAAATTTGTGAAACTCCACCTTAAGCGATCTGCAAGAAACCCTCACTTGACACTGTATTTTAATAAATCGATTATTTATCGAGGTTTCAATGTTGTACCATTCCCCGTTACTCGTTTAAGAGAGAACGCGGTCATCTCCCTTCCCAATGATCCTCATTATGGATTAATGGATAATGACTGTAAATATGTTGTTGGTTCTTGTAATGGATTGCTCTGTTTGCTTGGTTATTCTCCCCTTCATGGAAAGATGTGGTTCCATTTGTGGAATCCTGCAATCCGTAAAATGTCCCAAAAGCTGGGCTATTTCTGGGACGGTGTTTTGGGTTTATATTTCAGTTTTAAGTTTGCGTTTGGTTATGATAACTCATCGCATACTTATAAGGTTGTGATGTTACTTCTGGATGAAGCTGAAAACAGAACTCGTGCGCGAGTTTTAAATTTGTGTGATAATGTCTGGAAACCTATTCAAAATTTTCCTGCAgttcttcttcatttttgtgATACTAAACCTGGTGCGAATGATGGTGGTGTTTATTTGAATGGTAGTCTTAATTGGTTGGCCCATCCAAGTGAATTTGgttacattaatttttatgcttggaagaaaatgaatgttaaaaaatttgtgATTGTTTCACTTGATCTGGAAACAGAGACATACACAAAGTTGATGCCTCCTTGCGGTTTTGATGAAATGTCACCTATTGAGCCATCGGTATGTATATTGTTGGATTGTCTTTGCTTTTCTAATGATTAcaagaaaactgattttgttaTATGGAAGATGGAAGAATTTGGAGTTGAAGAGTCTTGGAttcaacttattaaaattaGCTATCAAAATCTTCGGAGTATACATCGTGGCTTTGTTGACTTGGAACTTTCTAAATGGTTGCCATTGCACCTTTCTGATCATGGTGATACACTAATATTGGCTAAAATGCTTCATGATCCAGATCTACCGATGTCGGTTGAAAAGGAAGAGCGGCAAGCAATTCTATATAACTTGAGAGATAATATAGCGGTGCAAACTAGAATTACCGATAAGATAAAATGGTTCTTTGTCAAGGCTTATGTTGAAAGCTTGGTTTCTCCGACATTTTGA
- the LOC25499032 gene encoding sugar transport protein 7 isoform X1, giving the protein MAGGSLTTGVVDQERAELYKGKVTWYVIIACIVAATGGSLFGYDVGISGGVTSMDDFLEEFFPAVYRQKQHAHENNYCKYDNQGLAAFTSSLYIAGLVASLIASPITRKYGRRASIIIGGSTFLIGSALNASAVNLTMLIFGRVMLGIGIGFGNQAIPLYLSEMAPTHMRGGLNMMFQVATTFGIFIANMVNFGTQKIKPWGWRLSLGLAAVPALLMTIGGIFLPETPNSLIERGLEERGRKLLEKIRGTGDVDAEFEDMVDASKLANSIKHPFRNILQRRYRPELVMAIVMPTSQILTGINSILFYAPVLFQSMGFGGDASLYSSALTGGVLACSTFISIATVDKLGRRVLLISGGIQMIICQVIVAIILGVKFGDNQELSKGYSILVVVVVCLFVVAFGWSWGPLGWTVPSEIFPLEIRSAGQSITVSVNLFFTFVIAQAFLALLCSFKFGIFLFFAGWITLMTIFVVLFLPETKGIPIEEMSFMWRKHWFWKSILPVNTSQ; this is encoded by the exons GCGGGGTGACTTCCATGGATGACTTCCTTGAAGAATTCTTCCCTGCTGTATACAGACAAAAACAGCATGCACATGAAAACAATTACTGCAAGTATGACAACCAGGGCCTTGCGGCATTTACCTCTTCTCTATACATTGCCGGTTTAGTTGCATCCCTGATTGCATCTCCCATTACAAGGAAGTATGGACGTCGGGCAAGTATCATCATTGGTGGTAGTACCTTTCTGATTGGATCAGCTCTGAATGCTTCAGCTGTTAACCTCACAATGCTGATCTTCGGCCGTGTTATGCTCGGCATTGGTATTGGATTTGGAAATCAG GCGATTCCACTTTATTTGTCAGAGATGGCACCAACCCACATGCGAGGAGGATTGAACATGATGTTTCAAGTGGCAACAACTTTTGGGATTTTCATTGCCAATATGGTGAATTTTGGAACACAGAAGATTAAACCATGGGGATGGAGGCTGTCCCTAGGCTTGGCTGCAGTACCGGCTCTTTTGATGACAATAGGAGGAATATTTCTTCCTGAGACTCCGAACAGCTTAATAGAACGAGGATTAGAAGAAAGAGGAAGGAAGCTCCTAGAGAAAATTAGAGGAACTGGCGATGTTGATGCAGAGTTTGAAGATATGGTTGATGCAAGCAAGTTGGCAAACTCAATAAAGCACCCGTTTCGTAACATACTTCAAAGAAGGTATAGGCCAGAGTTGGTGATGGCAATTGTCATGCCAACTTCACAGATCTTGACTGGCATTAATTCCATTCTCTTCTATGCTCCGGTGCTGTTTCAAAGCATGGGATTTGGTGGAGATGCTTCACTCTACTCCTCGGCTTTAACTGGTGGCGTTCTTGCTTGCTCAACATTCATTTCCATCGCAACAGTTGATAAGCTGGGAAGGAGAGTTCTTCTTATCAGTGGTGGAATACAAATGATCATATGTCAG GTTATAGTTGCAATAATTCTTGGGGTGAAGTTTGGGGATAACCAAGAACTGTCGAAAGGCTATTCAATATTGGTTGTAGTTGTGGTTTGCCTATTTGTTGTAGCATTTGGATGGTCGTGGGGCCCACTTGGTTGGACAGTTCCAAGTGAGATATTTCCATTAGAAATCCGTTCAGCAGGGCAGAGTATCACAGTATCTGTAAACCTTTTTTTCACTTTCGTAATTGCTCAGGCATTCCTTGCTCTTCTCTGCTCATTCAAGTTTGGAATCTTTCTCTTTTTCGCCGGCTGGATTACCCTCATGACCATATTTGTTGTTCTGTTCTTGCCTGAAACCAAAGGTATTCCCATTGAAGAGATGTCATTTATGTGGAGGAAGCATTGGTTCTGGAAATCGATATTGCCTGTAAACACATCACAGTAA
- the LOC25499027 gene encoding F-box/kelch-repeat protein At3g23880, whose amino-acid sequence MRGKCPRRKVKKRILSHKSDRSTRLPIKGDDTVFLPDELVTEVLSFSDVKFLMQMRCVCKSIISDPIFVKLHLKRSARNPHLTLYFERSILSRDFGALPFPVSCLIIENPSISLPSDPRYSLKDNDYEYVVGSCNGLLCLLGYKSGGGKMWFRLLNPAMHKMSPKLGYFRGGLISLKYKFKFAFGYDNSSETYKVVMLGLDNVQNITSAQVLNLRDDVWKPIQNFPAVLLPFWHTHPGVNDGVYLNGTFNWLALRSEFRPHLYDWKNTDVKDFVIVSFDLGTETYTQPMPPCGFDEMSPVEPSICILMDCLCFSNDYKKTDFVIWKMEEFGVEESWTQLIKVSYENLQSIRRGSVDLVLSRNIRELNLAKPHN is encoded by the coding sequence ATGAGAGGCAAATGTCCCCGCAGAAAGGTGAAGAAGAGAATATTATCTCACAAATCTGATCGCAGTACGAGATTACCGATCAAAGGTGATGACACGGTGTTCCTCCCCGATGAACTTGTCACTGAAGTTCTTTCATTTTCTGATGTTAAATTCCTTATGCAAATGAGGTGTGTATGCAAATCTATAATTTCCGATCCTATCTTTGTGAAACTCCACCTTAAGCGATCCGCAAGAAACCCTCACTTGACACTGTATTTTGAAAGATCCATTCTTTCTAGGGATTTTGGTGCTTTACCGTTCCCCGTTAGTTGTTTAATAATAGAGAACCCGTCGATCTCCCTTCCTAGTGATCCTCGTTATAGTTTAAAGGATAACGactatgaatatgttgttggtTCTTGCAATGGGTTGCTTTGTTTGCTTGGTTATAAGTCAGGTGGTGGAAAGATGTGGTTCCGTTTGTTGAACCCTGCCATGCATAAAATGTCCCCGAAGTTAGGCTATTTTCGGGGAGGTCTTATAAGTTTAAAGTACAAGTTTAAGTTTGCATTTGGTTATGATAATTCATCAGAGACTTATAAGGTTGTGATGTTAGGTTTGGATAACGTTCAAAATATAACTAGTGCGCAGGTTTTAAATTTGCGTGATGATGTTTGGAAACCTATTCAAAATTTTCCTGCGGTTCTTCTTCCTTTTTGGCATACACATCCTGGTGTGAATGATGGTGTTTATCTGAATGGCACTTTTAATTGGTTGGCACTTCGGAGTGAATTCCGTCCTCATCTTTATGATTGGAAGAACACTGATGTTAAGGACTTTGTGATTGTTTCATTTGATCTAGGAACAGAGACATACACACAGCCAATGCCTCCGTGTGGTTTTGATGAAATGTCACCTGTTGAGCCATCAATATGTATATTGATGGACTGTCTTTGCTTTTCTAATGACTAtaagaaaactgattttgttaTATGGAAGATGGAAGAATTTGGAGTTGAAGAGTCTTGGACTCAACTCATTAAAGTTAGCTATGAAAATCTTCAGAGTATACGTCGTGGCTCTGTTGACTTGGTACTTTCTAGGAATATACGTGAGTTGAATTTAGCTAAGCCTCATAATTAA
- the LOC25499031 gene encoding leucine-rich repeat receptor-like tyrosine-protein kinase PXC3, with translation MEILCLLHIVLGWYLSNVEFVGAELQDQAIIHAINQELKVPEWGDANISDYCTWQGVSCGNHSMVEKLNLAHKNLRGNVTLMSELKSLKLLDLSNNNFGGLIPPDFGSLSELEVLDLSSNKFEGSIPSQFGGLRSLKSLNLSNNLLVGELPIELHGLKKLQELQLSSNQLSGVIPSWVGNLTNLRVFSAYENRLDGRVPDNLGLVPELQILNLHSNQLEGSIPSSIFTSGKLEVLVLTQNNFSGDLPGEIGNCHALSSIRIGNNHLVGNIPNTIGNLSSLTYFEADNNHLSGELVSEFAQCSNLTLLNLASNGFSGTIPQEFGQLMNLQELILSGNSLFGDIPKPILSCKSLNKLDISNNRINGTIPNEICNISRLQYLLLNLNSIRGEIPHEIGNCAKLLELQLGSNYLTGAIPPEISHIRNLQIALNLSFNHLHGPLPPELGKLDKLVSLDVSNNRLSGNIPTELKGMLSLIEVNFSNNLFGGPVPTFVPFQKSPSSSFLGNKGLCGEPLNFSCGDIYDDRSSYHHKVSYRIILAVIGSGLTVFISVIVVVMLFMIRERQEKAAIEAAGIVDDPTNDKPTIIAGTVFVDNLQQAVDLDAVVNATLKDSNKLSSGTFSSVYKATMPSGVVLSVRRLKSVDKTIIHHQNKMIRELERLSKVCHENLVRPIGYVIYEDVALLLHNYFPNGTLYQLLHESTRQPEYQPDWPARLSIAIGVAEGLAFLHHVAIIHLDISSGNVLLDANFKPLVGEIEISKLLDPTRGTGSISAVAGSFGYIPPEYAYTMQVTAPGNVYSYGVVLLEILTTRLPVEEDFGEGVDLVKWVHSAPVRGETPEQILDARLSTVSFGWRKEMLAALKVALLCTDSTPAKRPKMKNVVEMLREIK, from the exons ATGGAAATTCTGTGTTTGTTGCATATTGTGTTAGGTTGGTATCTTTCAAATGTTGAGTTTGTAGGTGCTGAGTTACAGGACCAAGCTATAATACATGCCATAAATCAAGAGCTTAAGGTTCCTGAATGGGGTGATGCAAACATTTCAGATTACTGCACTTGGCAAGGGGTGAGTTGTGGAAATCATTCAATGGTTGAGAAGCTTAATCTTGCTCACAAGAATCTTAGAGGTAATGTGACTTTAATGTCTGAACTCAAAAGTTTGAAGTTACTTGACCTTTCAAATAATAACTTTGGTGGATTGATTCCGCCTGATTTTGGGAGTTTGTCTGAGCTTGAAGTTCTAGATTTGTCTTCTAATAAGTTTGAAGGTTCAATTCCATCACAGTTTGGTGGTCTCAGAAGCTTAAAATCATTAAACCTTTCCAATAATTTGCTTGTTGGTGAGTTACCAATTGAACTTCATGGCCTAAAGAAATTGCAGGAGTTGCAACTTTCTAGTAATCAATTGAGTGGTGTTATACCTTCTTGGGTGGGGAATTTGACCAATTTGAGAGTTTTTTCGGCTTATGAGAATCGTTTAGATGGTAGGGTTCCTGATAATCTAGGCTTGGTTCCCGAGCTTCAAATACTTAACCTGCATTCTAACCAGCTTGAAGGTTCAATACCATCAAGCATTTTCACTTCAGGAAAACTAGAAGTTCTGGTTCTCACTCAGAATAATTTTAGTGGTGATCTTCCTGGGGAAATTGGCAACTGTCATGCCCTTTCAAGCATTAGAATTGGAAACAACCATCTAGTAGGTAATATTCCTAATACCATTGGAAATCTTAGTAGCCTAACATACTTTGAAGCTGATAATAATCATCTTTCTGGTGAACTAGTTTCGGAATTTGCTCAGTGTTCTAATCTCACCCTCTTGAATTTAGCTTCAAATGGATTTTCCGGGACGATTCCACAAGAGTTTGGACAACTTATGAACCTTCAGGAATTAATTTTGTCTGGAAATAGCCTATTTGGTGATATTCCAAAACCAATTCTCAGTTGCAAAAGTCTCAACAAGCTAGATATTAGCAACAACAGAATCAATGGGACGATACCAAATGAAATCTGCAATATTTCTCGATTGCAGTACTTGCTATTGAATCTGAATTCCATAAGAGGAGAGATCCCTCATGAAATTGGAAATTGCGCCAAACTTCTTGAATTACAGTTGGGGAGTAACTATTTAACTGGAGCTATTCCTCCCGAGATCAGTCACATCAGGAACTTACAGATAGCTTTAAATTTGAGCTTCAATCATCTTCACGGACCATTGCCACCAGAATTGGGAAAACTAGACAAACTTGTTTCTCTCGATGTTTCGAACAATCGGCTATCAGGTAATATCCCAACTGAACTTAAGGGAATGTTAAGCTTGATAGAGGTGAATTTCTCAAATAATCTATTTGGAGGCCCTGTACCAACATTTGTACCGTTCCAGAAGAGTCCTAGTTCAAGTTTTCTAGGCAATAAAGGGCTTTGTGGAGAGCCCTTGAACTTTTCATGTGGAGACATTTATGATGATCGCAGTAGTTATCATCACAAGGTTTCTTACAGAATCATACTGGCTGTGATTGGTTCCGGTTTGACAGTTTTTATTTCGGTAATTGTAGTTGTCATGTTGTTTATGATCAGAGAGAGGCAAGAAAAAGCAGCCATAGAGGCTGCCGGTATTGTTGATGATCCAACCAATGACAAACCAACTATAATTGCAGGGACTGTTTTTGTCGATAATCTACAACAAGCGGTAGACCTTGATGCTGTTGTTAACGCGACATTGAAAGACTCAAATAAGCTCAGCAGTGGAACTTTCAGCTCAGTTTACAAGGCAACCATGCCTTCTGGTGTGGTCTTATCGGTTAGGAGACTGAAATCTGTGGACAAGACAATAATCCACCACCAGAACAAGATGATAAGAGAACTCGAAAGGCTAAGCAAAGTTTGTCATGAAAATCTCGTACGACCTATTGGCTATGTCATTTATGAAGATGTTGCTCTTCTGTTGCATAATTATTTTCCCAATGGAACATTGTATCAGCTTCTTCATGAATCAACAAGGCAACCTGAATATCAGCCTGATTGGCCTGCTAGGCTATCCATTGCCATCGGTGTGGCAGAAGGCTTGGCTTTCCTTCATCATGTCGCAATTATCCATCTTGACATTTCTTCTGGCAATGTTCTTTTGGATGCAAACTTCAAGCCATTGGTTGGAGAGATTGAGATTTCAAAACTTCTCGATCCAACCAGAGGTACCGGAAGTATAAGCGCAGTTGCCGGCTCCTTTGGTTACATACCACCAG AATATGCATACACCATGCAAGTGACAGCACCAGGAAATGTTTACAGCTACGGTGTTGTTCTGTTGGAAATCCTTACAACTCGACTTCCTGTTGAGGAAGATTTTGGTGAGGGCGTAGATTTGGTTAAGTGGGTTCATAGTGCTCCTGTAAGAGGGGAAACTCCAGAGCAGATACTTGATGCAAGGCTTAGTACAGTTTCCTTTGGTTGGAGGAAAGAAATGCTTGCTGCTCTAAAGGTTGCCTTGCTTTGCACCGACAGCACACCAGCCAAACGACCAAAAATGAAGAATGTAGTAGAAATGCTTCGCGAGATCAAGTAA